A single region of the Pyricularia oryzae 70-15 chromosome 4, whole genome shotgun sequence genome encodes:
- a CDS encoding averantin oxidoreductase has protein sequence MALTFYMLLGIFVCYRIYRIIYNLYLHPLASVPGPKIYAASWIPRLWRQQVLGVHWKDLVALHEKYGPIVRTGPDEVSNASKQSWEDICGSRVFNRDLNFLRVTQLSERGGFISPVKQEHRIVRRLLQPAFTDRTIDRHADILYEWVTKLRLNVAAHGGEPVDVAQKLVWMTFDTMGVLSFGESFGCLDGNRQHPYLRAIELGAPFLSALQVVLRYRATSSLYGLLLRLPLMRFWNSLRATAEAKAARWLDKADSSRGDVMSLIWAAMQDTANPLSAGQANDLASILCLAGAESTPVLMAGMVWWVLSTPHAHARLAAEVRAAFAHASEIQVSNLSRLAYLDACIMEALRQHTPFTVAIPRIVPEGGATVDGHFLPAGTVCGVPHWASAHLPTNFANPDAFVPERWLPDPPAPYDQDKRDTFKPFAKGSMDCIGKRLVYHEVRMVMATLFWHFDMSLCEQSVDWVAGANATVRLMREKRALWTATWRPISTVFH, from the exons ATGGCGCTGACATTTTATATGCTCTTGGGCATTTTT GTATGCTACCGCATATACAGGATCATCTACAACCTCTACTTGCACCCCCTCGCCTCGGTTCCTGGACCCAAAATCTACGCAGCGTCCTGGATCCCACGACTATGGCGACAGCAGGTGCTCGGGGTGCACTGGAAAGACCTGGTGGCGCTGCACGAGAAATACGGCCCCATCGTGCGCACGGGGCCCGACGAGGTTTCCAACGCGTCCAAGCAGTCGTGGGAGGACATTTGCGGCAGCCGCGTCTTCAACCGGGACCTCAACTTTCTGCGCGTGACGCAGCTCAGCGAGCGCGGGGGGTTCATCTCGCCGGTCAAGCAGGAGCACCGGATCGTGCGCAGGCTGCTGCAGCCGGCGTTCACGGACCGCACCATCGACCGGCACGCCGACATCCTGTACGAGTGGGTGACCAAGCTGCGGCTCAACGTGGCGGCGCACGGGGGCGAGCCGGTGGACGTGGCGCAGAAGCTGGTCTGGATGACGTTTGACACCATGGGGGTGCTCAGCTTCGGCGAGAGCTTCGGCTGCCTGGACGGCAACAGGCAGCACCCGTACCTCCGGGCCATCGAGCTGGGGGCGCCGTTCCTGTCGGCGCTGCAGGTGGTGCTGCGCTACCGGGCCACCAGCTCGCTGTACGGGCTGCTGCTCCGCCTGCCGCTGATGCGCTTCTGGAACAGCCTGCGGGCCacggccgaggccaaggcggcgCGCTGGCTGGACAAGGCCGACAGCTCGCGCGGCGACGTCATGTCGCTGATCTGGGCCGCCATGCAGGACACGGCCAACCCGCTGTCGGCCGGGCAGGCCAACGACCTGGCCTCCATCCTGTGCCTGGCTGGCGCCGAGTCGACCCCCGTGCTGATGGCCGGCATGGTGTGGTGGGTGCTGAGCACGCCGCACGCCCACGCCCGCCTGGCCGCCGAGGTGCGCGCCGCCTTTGCCCACGCCTCCGAGATCCAGGTCTCCAACCTCAGCCGCCTCGCCTACCTCGATGCCTGCATCATGGAGGCCCTGCGCCAGCACACCCCTTTTACCGTCGCCATCCCGCGCATCGTGCCCGAGGGTGGCGCCACCGTCGATGGCCACTTTCTCCCCGCCGGCACCGTCTGCGGCGTCCCGCACTGGGCCAGCGCCCACCTGCCCACCAACTTTGCCAACCCGGACGCCTTTGTGCCCGAGCGCTGGCTGCCCGACCCGCCCGCGCCGTACGATCAGGACAAGCGGGATACCTTTAAGCCGTTTGCCAAGGGGAGCATGGACTGCATTGGGAAGCG CCTCGTCTACCACGAAGTCCGCATGGTCATGGCAACCCTCTTTTGGCACTTTGACATGTCTCTTTGCGAGCAGTCGGTCGACTGGGTGGCCGGTGCCAACGCCACAGTGCGCTTGATGCGGGAAAAGCGAGCACTATGG ACGGCTACTTGGCGGCCTATTTCCACCGTCTTCCACTAA
- a CDS encoding geranylgeranyl pyrophosphate synthetase: MLSHEELYPYSEPVARETVVASGALTSLPVRIHRHDELADAGAICLTGDWGRIMKDGQDKKSNGSPCRVGNWGSFIWPESEPDRLGLLCYLLDVGCFHDDACEEMSIAAAHIEHMDLDAAMDVSDDRSLSADSRSAKTKDLVSTAILECVRVDRVGALRMLEAYRKKWLAIMENYDTEKIEALDEYFESRANNGGMGAYYAMLEFSLGIVVTDEEYAMMAVPIQHVERCMLLTNDYWSWPREREQAKTQEAGKVFNTVWFMMKQNPTWTEEQAKRRVAEMVVEEETKWVQSKDALYAQYPALSPHLVKLLENLHTALAGNDYWSSQCYRHNDWTHVPEQPAPGHPQVHELAGLGRAVMPLAESPEGSAADGVKTPLSEGKSGSPLTSPSSVFSSVVVEATKQPPVHSRAEEVIQAPIRYIQSMPSKGFRSALVDCYSRWLDVPAREMESIKSVINCLHDSSLILDDIEDNSRLRRGFPATHVVYGAGPAINSATYLYVQAVAAINSLDNREMMDVLLRQLQNLFLGQSLDLHWTANRQCPTRDEYLGMVGQKTGAFISMVAELMIAASNVNSPEKTRAAFAAFSHLSGLYYQVRDDYLNITSAEYADKKGFAEDLDEQKFSYMLVHLARARPDMMVQVEGVFRSMRDGKAEVAESKRYLVGLLRASGTVDATRKLLLGWQDAIVREIDALQAHFGAPNPSLRLLMESLWIE; encoded by the exons ATGCTCTCCCACGAGGAACTGTACCCGTACTCGGAGCCGGTGGCCCGCGAGACGGTGGTGGCGTCGGGTGCGCTCACGTCCCTCCCCGTGCGCATCCACCGGCacgacgagctggccgacgCCGGCGCCATCTGCCTGACGGGCGACTGGGGCCGGATCATGAAGGACGGCCAGGACAAAAAGTCGAACGGGTCGCCGTGCCGCGTGGGCAACTGGGGCAGCTTCATCTGGCCCGAGAGCGAGCCGGACCGCCTGGGCTTGCTGTGTTATCTTCTGGACGTCGGGTGTTTTCACGATG ACGCCTGCGAGGAAATGTCCATCGCGGCGGCCCACATAGAGCACATGGACTTGGATGCGGCTATGGACGTCTCGGACGACCGCAGTTTGTCGGCCGACTCCCGCTCGGCCAAGACCAAGGACCTCGTGTCGACCGCCATTCTCGAGTgcgtccgcgtcgaccgggTCGGTGCGCTGCGCATGCTGGAGGCGTACCGAAAAAAGTGGCTCGCCATCATGGAGAATTACGATACGGAAAAGATAGAAGCGCTGGACGAGTATTTCGAGTCGAGGGCCAACAACGGCGGTATGGG TGCATATTACGCAATGCTGGAATTCTCCCTAGGCATTGTGGTCACGGACGAGGAATACGCCATGATGGCCGTTCCCATACAGCACGTCGAGCGGTGTATGCTCTTGACCAACGATTACTGGAGCTGGCCGAGGGAGCGCGAGCAGGCCAAGACCCAGGAGGCGGGCAAGGTCTTTAATACGGTTTGGTTCATGATGAAGCAGAATCCCACTTGGACGGAGGAGCAGGCAAAACGGAGAGTGGCCGAGATGGTTGTGGAAGAGGAGACCAAGTGGGTGCAGTCCAAAGACGCCCTTTACGCCCAATATCCGGCCCTGAGCCCCCACCTCGTCAAGCTGCTGGAGAACCTACAcacggcgctggcgggcaacGATTATTGGAGCTCGCAGTGCTACCGGCACAACGACTGGACGCACGTCCCGGAGCAGCCCGCACCTGGCCACCCGCAGGTCCACGAGCTGGCCGGGCTGGGGAGGGCGGTGATGCCGCTGGCCGAAAGCCCCGAAGGCTCCGCGGCGGATGGCGTCAAGACCCCTCTGTCGGAGGGCAAGTCCGGGTCGCCGCTcacgtcgccgtcgtcggtCTTTAGCAGCGTGGTAGTCGAGGCCACAAAGCAACCACCAGTCCACAGCCGGGCCGAGGAGGTGATCCAGGCGCCCATCCGCTACATCCAATCCATGCCGTCCAAGGGCTTCCGCTCCGCGCTGGTGGACTGCTACAGCCGGTGGCTCGACGTGCCGGCCAGGGAGATGGAGAGCATCAAGTCGGTCATCAATTGCCTGCACGACTCGTCGCTGATCCTGGACGACATCGAGGACAACTCGCGCCTCCGCCGCGGCTTCCCCGCCACCCACGTCGTCTACGGCGCCGGGCCCGCCATCAACAGCGCCACGTACCTCTACGTGCAGGCCGTCGCGGCCATCAACAGCCTCGACAACCGCGAGATGATGGACGTGCTGCTCCGCCAGCTGCAGAATCTGTTTCTGGGCCAGTCGCTGGACCTGCACTGGACCGCGAACCGGCAGTGCCCCACCCGCGACGAGTACCTGGGCATGGTCGGGCAAAAGACGGGCGCGTTCATCTCCATGGTGGCGGAGCTCATGATCGCAGCCAGCAACGTAAATTCTCCTGAAAAGACCCGCGCCGCCTTTGCGGCCTTTTCGCACCTCTCGGGCCTCTACTACCAGGTGCGCGACGACTACCTCAACATCACGTCGGCCGAGTACGCGGACAAAAAGGGCTTCGCCGAGGACCTGGACGAGCAGAAATTCTCGTACATGCTGGTGCACCTggcgcgcgcgcggcccGACATGATGGTGCAGGTCGAGGGCGTGTTCCGCTCGATGCGCGACGGCAAGGCCGAGGTCGCCGAGAGCAAGCGGTACCTCGTCGGCCTGCTGCGCGCCAGCGGCACCGTCGACGCCACCCGGAAGCTGCTGCTCGGGTGGCAGGACGCCATCGTCAGGGAGATTGACGCCCTGCAGGCGCACTTTGGCGCGCCGAATCCGAGCTTGCGGTTGTTGATGGAGAGCTTGTGGATCGAGTGA